Proteins from one Flammeovirgaceae bacterium genomic window:
- a CDS encoding septal ring lytic transglycosylase RlpA family protein: MTRLNLLSALLALSLGAYAQVQTGKASFYADKFEGRPTASGEKYRHNKLTAAHKTLPFGTKVRVTNLANNQAVEVVINDRGPYVDGRIIDLSRSAAEKLGFVNLGLAEVKVEVVDAGDGKGKTLPVAIGQVSVDEKEFYELSISRLRPRGFGVQIGTYQELVNLMRLSENLKNSYKRDVAIQVKVINGIKYYSIILGQFPKRAKASGLLDDVKKKFPDAFIVQFDRL; this comes from the coding sequence ATGACCCGACTAAACCTATTGTCCGCCCTACTGGCCCTTTCATTGGGCGCCTACGCCCAGGTGCAAACAGGCAAGGCCTCCTTTTATGCCGACAAATTTGAAGGAAGGCCCACCGCCAGTGGTGAAAAGTACAGGCACAACAAACTCACGGCCGCCCATAAAACGCTCCCCTTTGGCACCAAAGTGAGGGTGACCAACCTGGCCAACAACCAGGCCGTGGAAGTAGTGATCAACGACCGTGGGCCTTATGTGGATGGCCGGATCATTGACCTCTCAAGGTCTGCCGCTGAAAAACTGGGCTTTGTAAACCTCGGCCTGGCAGAAGTAAAAGTGGAGGTGGTGGATGCAGGGGATGGCAAGGGCAAGACCCTGCCCGTGGCCATAGGACAAGTTTCGGTCGATGAAAAGGAATTTTACGAACTCTCCATATCCCGGCTCAGGCCCAGGGGCTTTGGGGTGCAAATCGGGACCTACCAGGAATTGGTAAACCTCATGCGCCTGTCCGAAAACCTGAAGAACTCATATAAAAGGGATGTGGCCATCCAGGTAAAAGTGATCAACGGGATCAAGTATTACAGCATTATCCTGGGCCAGTTCCCCAAAAGGGCAAAGGCCAGCGGGCTTTTGGACGATGTGAAGAAAAAATTCCCAGACGCGTTTATTGTGCAGT